From the genome of Papaver somniferum cultivar HN1 chromosome 2, ASM357369v1, whole genome shotgun sequence, one region includes:
- the LOC113350631 gene encoding uncharacterized protein LOC113350631 has translation MRSPVQGRPLILYTASSDVAIGALLDQEDEESVEHPIYYYSRTMKDAQLRYPKAKRACMALAHAMRMSEFDIVCVSPKAIKGQAVADLLAAFPGEDSTILQDDVPGKFPEISIVKEETWLLYFDGFATPSNDTGGAGIVLVYPSGEVFSHSFKLDFHCTNNSTEYEAFLLGLSLDKKAGVMHLEIRGDSKLLVNQMNGIYSLKEITLSPFRVEAQRLLNHFADATITHTGRSNNRHADCLATLTSKLLFEGSEKPIIVQRRDVSSTWLSQTEDAQANNWRTPIIHELSSSVIEAAVRLKELKNFFLIHGALYHRNPDTSLSRCLGDEEAKEKLKSVHQEICGQTLVITLYRRLQRLGTAPRSSIGTSSYSLIYEADAILPAEIKIPPARIAEASGIRWDEAEVSKSRVAELDMLESKRDKV, from the exons ATGAGATCTCCAGTACAAGGACGACCACTGATATTGTACACGgcttccagtgatgttgctatcGGGGCACTGctagaccaagaagatgaagaaagcgTCGAACATCCAATTTACTATTACAGCcgaaccatgaaggatgctcaactcagatacccgaaagcTAAAAGAGCATGCATGGCATTAGCTCATGCAATGCGA ATGTCAGAGTTCGACATAGTGTGCGTTTCTCCtaaagcaatcaaaggtcaagcggtagcAGATTTACTGGCTGCCTTTCCAGGGGAAGATTCCACGATATTACAGGACGATGTACCAGGTAAATTTCCAGAAATTTCAATCGTCAAGGAAGAAACGTGGCTGTTGTACTTTGATGGATTTGCTACTCCTAGCAAcgatactggaggagcgggcatagtcttgGTCTATCCATCTGGTGAAGTATTCTCACATTCATTTAAGCTGGACTTCCACTGTACAAATAattcaacagaatatgaagctttcttgctaggattatccttagATAAAAAGGCAGGAGTGATGCACCTAgagatcagaggagattcaaaactgctggtcaatcaaatgaatgggatATACTCTCTCAAGGAGATAACACTTTCTCCATTCAGGGTTGAGGCGCAGCGGCTACTAAATCATTTCGCTGATGCAACTATCACCCATACTGGCCGGTCCAATAATAGACATGCTGATTGCTTAGCAACCCTCACCTCCAAGTTGCTATTTGAAGGGTCAGAGAAACCTATCATAGTGCAAAGACGAGATGTATCATCCACATGGCTTAGTCAAACTGAAGATGCTCAAGCAAACAACTGGAGAACACCTATTATTCACGAACTGAGCAGTTCCGTTATAGAAGCAGCAGTCCGCCTTAAAGAGCTAAAAAACTTCTTCTTGATCCACGGAGCCTTGTACCATCGCAACCCTGATACCTCTCTATCCCGGTGCCTTGGCGATGAAGAAGCGAAGGAAAAGCTCAAAAGTGTACATCAAGAAATATGTGGACAGACGCTGgtgataacactttatagaagactTCAAAGGCTCGG gactgcaccaaggagctcgattggAACATCATCGTACTCGCTCATCTATGAGGCTGATGCTATACTCCCAGCTGAGATAAAAATTCCTCCAGCAAGGATTGCAGAGGCCAGTGGAAtacgatgggatgaagctgaagtgtcaaAGTCAAGAGTTGCTGAACTGGACATGCTCGAATCAAAGAGAGATAAAGTATAA